In Carya illinoinensis cultivar Pawnee chromosome 16, C.illinoinensisPawnee_v1, whole genome shotgun sequence, a single window of DNA contains:
- the LOC122299065 gene encoding probable disease resistance protein At4g27220 isoform X1: MEILSSIVEKIGKSLVLPIGEQFGYLISYKSNIMILEEKFLKLCEKNEAVQQSVGGAEWNQEVVASEVKTWLTNVRERIEEVEKFIEEDVKTNKMCMNGWCPDLKLRYSLGKKAQKNTRAIVELLEEGGKYDRVFNVAPPLKVRSSSTERFKDFESRKAMIRNVLEALRDEKIDMIAICGMGGIGKTEMTKEIARRVKADGLFHEVATTIVSQTPNLTKIQGELAEMLGPRLNAESLQGRAYELYSRLTTSKSVLVILDDVWDPLDLEDVGVYNALKEKGCKILLTSRSEETCNQMRFQKIFPVELLSEDEAWNLFIQMAGDCSNTPNLISIAEQVVRECACLPIAIVTVGSALWNKRDEYEWKAALQELKMSIPQYIPGLHPKVYSSIEFSYNYLKSDEAKSCFLLCCLYPEDYNIPIEHLVRYGVAKRFLNGSSIVEQIRDHVNTIVRNLQRSNLLLDSKWDEYVKMHDIVRDVAISIASRDEHGFMVQFDRGHEEWPQKDTYDIYTTISLLLGEMKGHPNGLKYPKLQFLRLSCLKDSKTLPDNLFNEMNALKMLSLQDGCFSLTSLPPSIQILKNLQMLNLESCRLGDVSAIGTLGKLEILGFRDSEIEEFPHEIGNLSQLKLLDMKGCDSLKRIAAGVLSRLSRLQELYMANFKNWEYTTMMEGNGEGTSNNASLVELIPHFGQMTVLEISVPSIRCLPKEFDFSNSSLRFRINIEDDGSYLFENAIRLNEGEDASDLGKVLLENRSVFGNLKHCDIYNCQHSENIFWLAMVRDLVQLKSLDISKCENIQEIFSNEGDQDKEKVVGGVITLPNLEKINLSSLPRLSGICKSMDSVEVEGGGGSTSSTTLSYKLFSSNTILWLPSLLELHVEKCELLEVVFDLEGLKVIENHQPVVALSQLRILELRYLHGMAHVWKNIPRGFQGFQNLISIVIEKCDNFRSLLPASVAKLLLQLQSLKLRYGELENVIQREDEARDERREDITMSFSSKAHAFEWPSIKMISLAHCPKLKTFYSEIESRMKQKKIDVPEPSVGSSAVRSRDTVGLFNRCLDSCVPGRSTKRSQGNNSCSLKRNKHDINKEVKLTNQDEPNVSETENQTKMCSLFPYYLIESLGNLEVLYARACDSLEVIFELDEGLRDFEESNYIFNNLTRLTLRYLPKLLHIWKKGPRDIKGFNNLRLLRVWTSDSLKYLFTPSIAKLLVKLEEIDVWSCSEMREIIAKESGDEEKRYHVIAFPQVKTLRLHSLPKLECFCNEAIAFIWPSLEDITIVQCEELKMFVPTTSMNTPKLQGVHHTQSETFQPMIEGDLNTTIQHIIKGKFLFSKFQVNLQEISQSSRSP; this comes from the exons ATGGAAATTCTTTCATCAATTGttgaaaaaataggaaaatcCTTGGTTCTGCCAATTGGAGAACAATTTGGCTATCTTATTTCCTACAAGAGCAATATCATGATTCTTGAAGAGaaatttttgaagttatgtgaGAAGAATGAGGCGGTGCAACAATCAGTTGGTGGAGCCGAATGGAATCAAGAAGTAGTCGCAAGTGAAGTTAAGACATGGCTGACAAATGTGAGGGAAAGAATTGAAGAAGTAGAAAAATTCATTGAAGAAGATGTCAAAACTAATAAGATGTGCATGAATGGTTGGTGTCCTGATCTGAAGCTCCGCTATTCCTTAGGAAAGAAAGCTCAAAAGAATACTCGAGCCATCGTTGAGTTGCTAGAAGAAGGTGGAAAATATGATAGGGTGTTCAATGTTGCACCTCCATTGAAAGTGAGATCATCATCCACAGAACGGTTTAAGGATTTTGAATCACGAAAAGCAATGATTCGAAATGTTTTGGAGGCTCTAAGGGATGAAAAAATCGACATGATTGCAATATGTGGTATGGGAGGGATTGGCAAAACAGAAATGACAAAAGAGATAGCTAGAAGAGTCAAAGCTGATGGTTTATTCCATGAAGTTGCCACTACAATAGTGTCACAAACTCCAAACTTGACAAAGATTCAAGGTGAACTTGCGGAAATGCTAGGCCCGAGACTTAATGCTGAGAGTTTACAAGGAAGAGCATATGAATTATATTCAAGACTGACGACGAGTAAGAGTGTCCTTGTGATATTGGATGATGTTTGGGACCCACTTGATCTTGAGGATGTCGGAGTTTACAATGCACTAAAAGAAAAGGGCTGCAAAATCTTGTTGACGTCAAGAAGTGAAGAAACTTGCAATCAGATGAGATTTCAAAAGATTTTTCCAGTTGAACTTTTATCAGAAGATGAAGCTTGGAATCTTTTCATACAGATGGCAGGTGATTGTAGCAATACCCCCAATCTAATCTCAATAGCAGAACAGGTTGTGAGGGAATGTGCATGTTTGCCCATTGCTATAGTGACGGTTGGAAGTGCTCTTTGGAACAAAAGAGATGAATATGAGTGGAAAGCTGCACTTCAAGAACTTAAAATGTCTATTCCCCAATATATCCCTGGTCTACATCCAAAGGTATATTCCAGCATAGAGTTCAgttacaattatttaaaaagtgATGAAGCCAAATCATGCTTTTTGCTATGTTGTTTGTATCCTGAAGATTATAATATTCCAATTGAGCATTTAGTCAGATATGGAGTTGCGAAAAGGTTTCTTAATGGCTCTAGTATTGTGGAACAAATAAGAGATCACGTCAACACAATAGTTCGGAATCTTCAAAGATCAAATCTCTTGTTGGATAGCAAATGGGATGAATATGTCAAAATGCACGATATTGTGCGAGATGTTGCCATATCAATTGCATCGAGAGACGAACATGGTTTTATGGTACAGTTCGATAGAGGACATGAAGAATGGCCACAGAAGGATACATATGACATTTATACCACAATTTCTCTTTTACTTGGAGAAATGAAAGGGCATCCTAATGGGTTGAAGTATCCCAAGCTTCAGTTTTTGCGACTATCATGTTTAAAAGATTCAAAAACATTGCCAGACAATTTATTTAATGAGATGAATGCGCTAAAGATGTTGTCTTTGCAAGATGGCTGCTTCTCCTTGACGTCATTGCCACCATCAATCCAGATCCTTAAGAACCTCCAAATGTTGAATCTTGAGAGTTGTCGCTTAGGAGATGTGTCAGCAATTGGAACTCTTGGAAAACTAGAAATTCTTGGTTTTCGTGATTCCGAGATCGAGGAGTTTCCACATGAAATAGGAAATCTTAGTCAATTGAAGTTGTTGGATATGAAGGGATGCGATTCTCTAAAGCGAATTGCAGCAGGTGTTTTATCCCGTTTATCTCGACTACAAGAGTTGTATATGGCAAACTTTAAGAATTGGGAATATACAACTATGATGGAAGGAAATGGAGAAGGAACAAGTAATAATGCAAGCCTTGTCGAACTAATTCCTCATTTCGGTCAAATGACGGTTTTAGAAATTAGCGTACCAAGCATCAGGTGCTTGCCAAAAGAATTTGACTTCAGTAACTCCAGTTTGAGATTTAGAATAAACATTGAAGATGATGGGAgctatttatttgaaaatgcaATTAGACTCAATGAAGGGGAGGATGCAAGTGATCTTGGGAAAGTACTTTTGGAGAATAGGAGCGTTTTTGGCAACCTAAAACATTGTGACATATATAATTGCCAGCATtcggaaaatatattttggttGGCTATGGTGAGAGATTTGGTTCAACTCAAATCGTTAGACATTTCTAAATGTGAAAATATACAAGAAATCTTTTCGAATGAAGGAGATCAAGATAAAGAGAAAGTCGTTGGTGGTGTCATTACATTGCCGAACttggagaaaataaatctaTCTTCCTTACCAAGGCTTAGTGGTATCTGTAAGTCCATGGACTCAGTTGAG gttgaaggaggaggaggcagcACTTCATCAACAACCCTTTCTTATAAACTATTTTCATCCAACACCATTTTGTGGTTGCCCAGTTTGTTAGAGCTTCATGTTGAAAAGTGTGAATTACTAGAAGTGGTATTTGATCTAGAAGGACTAAAGGTCATAGAGAACCACCAGCCCGTCGTAGCACTTTCTCAATTAAGAATCCTAGAGTTAAGGTACTTACATGGGATGGCACATGTGTGGAAGAATATTCCAAGAGGATTTCAAGGCTTTCAAAACTTAATATCAATTGTTATTGAGAAATGTGATAATTTTAGAAGTTTGCTTCCTGCTTCTGTTGCAAAACTACTGCTGCAACTTCAAAGCTTGAAATTAAGGTATGGTGAATTGGAAAACGTTATTCAAAGGGAAGACGAAGCTAGAGATGAAAGGAGAGAAGATATCACTATGAGTTTTAGTAGCAAAGCCCATGCTTTTGAGTGGCCATCCATAAAGATGATCAGTTTGGCTCATTGTCCCAAACTAAAAACATTTTATTCAGAAATTGAAAgcagaatgaaacaaaagaaaattgatgtGCCAGAGCCTAGTGTTGGCTCCTCCGCAGTACGATCGAGAGATACAGTTGGACTTTTCAACCGCTGCCTAGACTCTTGTGTACCAGGTCGTAGCACCAAGAGATCCCAAGGAAATAACAGCTGCTCCTTAAAAAGGAATAAACACGACATTAACAAAGAG GTTAAATTGACAAATCAAGATGAGCCAAATGTGAGTGAGACTGAAAATCAAACAAAGATGTGTTCTCTATTTCCTTACTACTTGATTGAAAGTTTGGGAAATCTAGAAGTACTTTACGCACGAGCATGTGATTCATTGGAAGTGATATTTGAACTTGATGAGGGACTACGTGATTTTGAAGAAAGCAATTATATCTTCAATAATTTGACTAGGTTGACATTACGATATTTACCGAAGCTGTTGCATATATGGAAGAAAGGTCCACGAGATATCAAGGGCTTCAATAACTTGAGATTGCTACGTGTATGGACATCTGatagtttgaaatatttattcacACCATCCATAGCAAAACTTCTTGTGAAATTAGAAGAAATAGATGTTTGGAGTTGCTCAGAAATGAGAGAAATCATTGCGAAAGAATCAGGAGATGAAGAGAAAAGATATCATGTGATTGCATTCCCTCAAGTGAAGACCCTCAGGCTCCACTCTTTACCAAAATTAGAATGTTTTTGCAACGAGGCGATTGCTTTTATTTGGCCGTCTCTGGAAGATATAACAATTGTTCAAtgtgaagaattaaaaatgtttgTTCCCACGACAAGCATGAATACACCTAAGCTACAAGGAGTACATCATACACAGTCTGAAACTTTTCAACCAATGATAGAAGGAGACCTCAATACCACCATACAACACATTATCAAAGGAAAG tttctattttcaaaatttcaggtAAATTTACAGGAGATCTCGCAGAGCTCCAGGTCTCCATAG
- the LOC122299065 gene encoding probable disease resistance protein At4g27220 isoform X2 has product MEILSSIVEKIGKSLVLPIGEQFGYLISYKSNIMILEEKFLKLCEKNEAVQQSVGGAEWNQEVVASEVKTWLTNVRERIEEVEKFIEEDVKTNKMCMNGWCPDLKLRYSLGKKAQKNTRAIVELLEEGGKYDRVFNVAPPLKVRSSSTERFKDFESRKAMIRNVLEALRDEKIDMIAICGMGGIGKTEMTKEIARRVKADGLFHEVATTIVSQTPNLTKIQGELAEMLGPRLNAESLQGRAYELYSRLTTSKSVLVILDDVWDPLDLEDVGVYNALKEKGCKILLTSRSEETCNQMRFQKIFPVELLSEDEAWNLFIQMAGDCSNTPNLISIAEQVVRECACLPIAIVTVGSALWNKRDEYEWKAALQELKMSIPQYIPGLHPKVYSSIEFSYNYLKSDEAKSCFLLCCLYPEDYNIPIEHLVRYGVAKRFLNGSSIVEQIRDHVNTIVRNLQRSNLLLDSKWDEYVKMHDIVRDVAISIASRDEHGFMVQFDRGHEEWPQKDTYDIYTTISLLLGEMKGHPNGLKYPKLQFLRLSCLKDSKTLPDNLFNEMNALKMLSLQDGCFSLTSLPPSIQILKNLQMLNLESCRLGDVSAIGTLGKLEILGFRDSEIEEFPHEIGNLSQLKLLDMKGCDSLKRIAAGVLSRLSRLQELYMANFKNWEYTTMMEGNGEGTSNNASLVELIPHFGQMTVLEISVPSIRCLPKEFDFSNSSLRFRINIEDDGSYLFENAIRLNEGEDASDLGKVLLENRSVFGNLKHCDIYNCQHSENIFWLAMVRDLVQLKSLDISKCENIQEIFSNEGDQDKEKVVGGVITLPNLEKINLSSLPRLSGICKSMDSVEVEGGGGSTSSTTLSYKLFSSNTILWLPSLLELHVEKCELLEVVFDLEGLKVIENHQPVVALSQLRILELRYLHGMAHVWKNIPRGFQGFQNLISIVIEKCDNFRSLLPASVAKLLLQLQSLKLRYGELENVIQREDEARDERREDITMSFSSKAHAFEWPSIKMISLAHCPKLKTFYSEIESRMKQKKIDVPEPSVGSSAVRSRDTVGLFNRCLDSCVPGRSTKRSQGNNSCSLKRNKHDINKEVKLTNQDEPNVSETENQTKMCSLFPYYLIESLGNLEVLYARACDSLEVIFELDEGLRDFEESNYIFNNLTRLTLRYLPKLLHIWKKGPRDIKGFNNLRLLRVWTSDSLKYLFTPSIAKLLVKLEEIDVWSCSEMREIIAKESGDEEKRYHVIAFPQVKTLRLHSLPKLECFCNEAIAFIWPSLEDITIVQCEELKMFVPTTSMNTPKLQGVHHTQSETFQPMIEGDLNTTIQHIIKGKVNLQEISQSSRSP; this is encoded by the exons ATGGAAATTCTTTCATCAATTGttgaaaaaataggaaaatcCTTGGTTCTGCCAATTGGAGAACAATTTGGCTATCTTATTTCCTACAAGAGCAATATCATGATTCTTGAAGAGaaatttttgaagttatgtgaGAAGAATGAGGCGGTGCAACAATCAGTTGGTGGAGCCGAATGGAATCAAGAAGTAGTCGCAAGTGAAGTTAAGACATGGCTGACAAATGTGAGGGAAAGAATTGAAGAAGTAGAAAAATTCATTGAAGAAGATGTCAAAACTAATAAGATGTGCATGAATGGTTGGTGTCCTGATCTGAAGCTCCGCTATTCCTTAGGAAAGAAAGCTCAAAAGAATACTCGAGCCATCGTTGAGTTGCTAGAAGAAGGTGGAAAATATGATAGGGTGTTCAATGTTGCACCTCCATTGAAAGTGAGATCATCATCCACAGAACGGTTTAAGGATTTTGAATCACGAAAAGCAATGATTCGAAATGTTTTGGAGGCTCTAAGGGATGAAAAAATCGACATGATTGCAATATGTGGTATGGGAGGGATTGGCAAAACAGAAATGACAAAAGAGATAGCTAGAAGAGTCAAAGCTGATGGTTTATTCCATGAAGTTGCCACTACAATAGTGTCACAAACTCCAAACTTGACAAAGATTCAAGGTGAACTTGCGGAAATGCTAGGCCCGAGACTTAATGCTGAGAGTTTACAAGGAAGAGCATATGAATTATATTCAAGACTGACGACGAGTAAGAGTGTCCTTGTGATATTGGATGATGTTTGGGACCCACTTGATCTTGAGGATGTCGGAGTTTACAATGCACTAAAAGAAAAGGGCTGCAAAATCTTGTTGACGTCAAGAAGTGAAGAAACTTGCAATCAGATGAGATTTCAAAAGATTTTTCCAGTTGAACTTTTATCAGAAGATGAAGCTTGGAATCTTTTCATACAGATGGCAGGTGATTGTAGCAATACCCCCAATCTAATCTCAATAGCAGAACAGGTTGTGAGGGAATGTGCATGTTTGCCCATTGCTATAGTGACGGTTGGAAGTGCTCTTTGGAACAAAAGAGATGAATATGAGTGGAAAGCTGCACTTCAAGAACTTAAAATGTCTATTCCCCAATATATCCCTGGTCTACATCCAAAGGTATATTCCAGCATAGAGTTCAgttacaattatttaaaaagtgATGAAGCCAAATCATGCTTTTTGCTATGTTGTTTGTATCCTGAAGATTATAATATTCCAATTGAGCATTTAGTCAGATATGGAGTTGCGAAAAGGTTTCTTAATGGCTCTAGTATTGTGGAACAAATAAGAGATCACGTCAACACAATAGTTCGGAATCTTCAAAGATCAAATCTCTTGTTGGATAGCAAATGGGATGAATATGTCAAAATGCACGATATTGTGCGAGATGTTGCCATATCAATTGCATCGAGAGACGAACATGGTTTTATGGTACAGTTCGATAGAGGACATGAAGAATGGCCACAGAAGGATACATATGACATTTATACCACAATTTCTCTTTTACTTGGAGAAATGAAAGGGCATCCTAATGGGTTGAAGTATCCCAAGCTTCAGTTTTTGCGACTATCATGTTTAAAAGATTCAAAAACATTGCCAGACAATTTATTTAATGAGATGAATGCGCTAAAGATGTTGTCTTTGCAAGATGGCTGCTTCTCCTTGACGTCATTGCCACCATCAATCCAGATCCTTAAGAACCTCCAAATGTTGAATCTTGAGAGTTGTCGCTTAGGAGATGTGTCAGCAATTGGAACTCTTGGAAAACTAGAAATTCTTGGTTTTCGTGATTCCGAGATCGAGGAGTTTCCACATGAAATAGGAAATCTTAGTCAATTGAAGTTGTTGGATATGAAGGGATGCGATTCTCTAAAGCGAATTGCAGCAGGTGTTTTATCCCGTTTATCTCGACTACAAGAGTTGTATATGGCAAACTTTAAGAATTGGGAATATACAACTATGATGGAAGGAAATGGAGAAGGAACAAGTAATAATGCAAGCCTTGTCGAACTAATTCCTCATTTCGGTCAAATGACGGTTTTAGAAATTAGCGTACCAAGCATCAGGTGCTTGCCAAAAGAATTTGACTTCAGTAACTCCAGTTTGAGATTTAGAATAAACATTGAAGATGATGGGAgctatttatttgaaaatgcaATTAGACTCAATGAAGGGGAGGATGCAAGTGATCTTGGGAAAGTACTTTTGGAGAATAGGAGCGTTTTTGGCAACCTAAAACATTGTGACATATATAATTGCCAGCATtcggaaaatatattttggttGGCTATGGTGAGAGATTTGGTTCAACTCAAATCGTTAGACATTTCTAAATGTGAAAATATACAAGAAATCTTTTCGAATGAAGGAGATCAAGATAAAGAGAAAGTCGTTGGTGGTGTCATTACATTGCCGAACttggagaaaataaatctaTCTTCCTTACCAAGGCTTAGTGGTATCTGTAAGTCCATGGACTCAGTTGAG gttgaaggaggaggaggcagcACTTCATCAACAACCCTTTCTTATAAACTATTTTCATCCAACACCATTTTGTGGTTGCCCAGTTTGTTAGAGCTTCATGTTGAAAAGTGTGAATTACTAGAAGTGGTATTTGATCTAGAAGGACTAAAGGTCATAGAGAACCACCAGCCCGTCGTAGCACTTTCTCAATTAAGAATCCTAGAGTTAAGGTACTTACATGGGATGGCACATGTGTGGAAGAATATTCCAAGAGGATTTCAAGGCTTTCAAAACTTAATATCAATTGTTATTGAGAAATGTGATAATTTTAGAAGTTTGCTTCCTGCTTCTGTTGCAAAACTACTGCTGCAACTTCAAAGCTTGAAATTAAGGTATGGTGAATTGGAAAACGTTATTCAAAGGGAAGACGAAGCTAGAGATGAAAGGAGAGAAGATATCACTATGAGTTTTAGTAGCAAAGCCCATGCTTTTGAGTGGCCATCCATAAAGATGATCAGTTTGGCTCATTGTCCCAAACTAAAAACATTTTATTCAGAAATTGAAAgcagaatgaaacaaaagaaaattgatgtGCCAGAGCCTAGTGTTGGCTCCTCCGCAGTACGATCGAGAGATACAGTTGGACTTTTCAACCGCTGCCTAGACTCTTGTGTACCAGGTCGTAGCACCAAGAGATCCCAAGGAAATAACAGCTGCTCCTTAAAAAGGAATAAACACGACATTAACAAAGAG GTTAAATTGACAAATCAAGATGAGCCAAATGTGAGTGAGACTGAAAATCAAACAAAGATGTGTTCTCTATTTCCTTACTACTTGATTGAAAGTTTGGGAAATCTAGAAGTACTTTACGCACGAGCATGTGATTCATTGGAAGTGATATTTGAACTTGATGAGGGACTACGTGATTTTGAAGAAAGCAATTATATCTTCAATAATTTGACTAGGTTGACATTACGATATTTACCGAAGCTGTTGCATATATGGAAGAAAGGTCCACGAGATATCAAGGGCTTCAATAACTTGAGATTGCTACGTGTATGGACATCTGatagtttgaaatatttattcacACCATCCATAGCAAAACTTCTTGTGAAATTAGAAGAAATAGATGTTTGGAGTTGCTCAGAAATGAGAGAAATCATTGCGAAAGAATCAGGAGATGAAGAGAAAAGATATCATGTGATTGCATTCCCTCAAGTGAAGACCCTCAGGCTCCACTCTTTACCAAAATTAGAATGTTTTTGCAACGAGGCGATTGCTTTTATTTGGCCGTCTCTGGAAGATATAACAATTGTTCAAtgtgaagaattaaaaatgtttgTTCCCACGACAAGCATGAATACACCTAAGCTACAAGGAGTACATCATACACAGTCTGAAACTTTTCAACCAATGATAGAAGGAGACCTCAATACCACCATACAACACATTATCAAAGGAAAG gtAAATTTACAGGAGATCTCGCAGAGCTCCAGGTCTCCATAG